One Denticeps clupeoides chromosome 10, fDenClu1.1, whole genome shotgun sequence genomic window carries:
- the LOC114797784 gene encoding UDP-glucuronosyltransferase 2A2 — translation MRQFGGPISSLLYLLLALSTRNQAGRILVYPVDGSHWLNMDILLRELHERGHALTVIRSSTSWYVPEHAVHYSSITVTTSHASNLEDREYMAAFLKRNIEIQRGEGSMLSFIALQKEILNLLTEAHKASAEMVGDILENRTLVQSLRDARYDIILTDPGFAGGVVLGHYLKLPMVLNVRWITNGEGHFAIAPSPLSYIPTIGSQVSDQMTFVNKLKNVLHFGIGLYIDHFITRPLYQGAVSKFIDRNANVYTLIQGADLWLMRVDFAFEFPRPTMPNVVYMGGFQCKPSKPLPADLEQFVESSGEYGVVVMSLGTLLGSLPPEISDVIASAFARLPQKVVWRNLGKRPSTLGNNTLIVDWLPQNDLLGHPKTKVFVTHGGTNGIYEAIYHGVPMLGLPLIFDQFDNMVRLNARGVARSMTVTALDVDTLTQALRDLLDEKKPYRQNMRKLSHLHRDQPLQPLDRAIFWLEFVIRHKGAAHLRTESYKMPWYAYHNVDVMATFLGFVGAIILLFTITLRALCKAMCQKRQKAKLQ, via the coding sequence ATGCGCCAGTTCGGAGGCCCAATCAGTTCTCTGCTATATCTGCTGTTGGCTCTTTCCACTCGTAACCAGGCAGGCAGGATTCTGGTGTACCCTGTGGATGGGAGCCATTGGCTGAACATGGACATTCTCCTGCGTGAGCTGCATGAACGCGGACACGCCCTGACCGTGATCCGATCCTCCACCAGCTGGTATGTGCCGGAACACGCAGTGCACTACTCCTCCATCACCGTGACAACTTCCCATGCCAGCAACCTGGAGGACCGGGAGTACATGGCAGCGTTCCTGAAGAGGAACATTGAGATACAGCGGGGTGAGGGCTCCATGCTGTCTTTCATCGCACTCCAGAAGGAAATTCTGAACTTGCTGACTGAGGCCCACAAAGCCAGTGCCGAGATGGTGGGGGACATACTGGAGAATAGGACACTTGTCCAGTCACTCAGAGATGCCCGTTACGATATAATTTTAACAGATCCTGGATTTGCAGGAGGAGTTGTGTTAGGACACTATCTGAAACTCCCAATGGTGTTAAATGTCCGCTGGATCACTAATGGAGAAGGGCACTTCGCCATTGCACCTTCGCCACTGTCCTATATCCCAACCATTGGATCTCAGGTCAGTGACCAAATGACCTTCGTCAACAAgctgaaaaatgttttgcattttggaATCGGGCTTTACATAGACCACTTCATCACCAGGCCGCTCTACCAGGGAGCAGTAAGTAAGTTCATCGACCGGAACGCCAATGTCTATACCCTGATTCAAGGCGCAGACCTCTGGCTCATGCGGGTCGACTTCGCTTTTGAATTCCCACGCCCCACCATGCCCAATGTGGTCTACATGGGCGGTTTCCAGTGTAAACCATCTAAACCGTTGCCAGCTGACCTGGAGCAGTTTGTAGAGAGCTCTGGAGAGTACGGAGTGGTGGTGATGTCTTTGGGCACGCTCCTTGGAAGCCTCCCACCTGAAATATCGGATGTCATTGCCTCTGCGTTTGCTCGCTTGCCTCAGAAAGTTGTGTGGAGGAACCTAGGCAAAAGACCCTCTACGCTAGGAAACAATACATTGATAGTGGACTGGCTCCCTCAGAACGACCTGCTAGGTCACCCAAAGACAAAAGTCTTCGTCACACATGGGGGTACCAACGGGATTTACGAAGCCATCTACCATGGCGTTCCCATGCTAGGCCTTCCACTCATTTTCGACCAGTTTGACAACATGGTACGTTTGAATGCCAGAGGTGTTGCCCGTTCCATGACGGTGACAGCCTTGGATGTGGACACATTGACACAAGCTCTAAGGGACCTGTTGGATGAAAAGAAACCATACAGACAGAATATGCGCAAGCTGTCGCATCTGCACCGGGACCAGCCTCTTCAGCCCTTGGACAGAGCGATTTTCTGGCTGGAGTTTGTCATTAGGCACAAAGGTGCAGCTCACCTGCGAACAGAGTCTTACAAAATGCCCTGGTATGCCTATCACAACGTGGATGTGATGGCGACCTTTCTTGGCTTTGTTGGGGCCATAATTTTACTTTTCACAATAACTTTAAGGGCTCTTTGTAAGGCAATGTGTCAGAAAAGACAGAAAGCTAAACTTCAGTAG